One genomic segment of Eikenella corrodens includes these proteins:
- a CDS encoding DKNYY domain-containing protein gives MTWLPLSQLNETEHSWRIQGDTVQFGGTGTYRKLRGCDPATFEVFAEPGCLIARDRNHVYHGADLLSAVQRDSFTHLGEGYWRDADAIYCEYETALRPLKGSDTATFRHLGEGYAADRTQAYYGGSKIQSANPLALRLLHGLYAADGDTVFFDGKPLKGSDPQTWREAAGEAGKHSFSHDAKHVYYCERKLPRADAATWQHLHDTFSKDSKHVYKTNRILTDANPAEWDTAKAATHAAEEAARRAENSDKMSELLKNLWQNGQTE, from the coding sequence ATGACCTGGCTTCCCCTCTCCCAACTCAACGAAACCGAACACAGCTGGCGCATCCAAGGCGACACCGTCCAATTCGGCGGCACCGGTACCTACCGCAAACTGCGCGGCTGTGACCCCGCCACCTTCGAAGTATTCGCCGAACCGGGCTGCCTGATTGCCCGCGACCGCAACCACGTCTACCACGGCGCAGATCTGCTTTCCGCCGTGCAGCGCGATAGCTTCACCCATCTCGGCGAGGGCTACTGGCGTGACGCCGATGCCATATATTGCGAATACGAAACCGCCCTGCGCCCGCTCAAAGGCAGCGATACCGCCACCTTCCGCCATCTCGGCGAAGGCTACGCCGCCGACCGCACGCAAGCCTACTACGGCGGCAGCAAAATCCAATCCGCCAATCCCCTGGCACTCCGCCTGCTTCACGGCCTCTACGCCGCCGACGGCGACACCGTCTTCTTCGACGGCAAACCCCTGAAAGGCAGCGACCCGCAAACCTGGCGCGAAGCAGCGGGCGAGGCTGGCAAACACAGCTTTTCTCACGACGCCAAACACGTCTATTACTGCGAACGCAAACTCCCCCGCGCCGATGCCGCCACTTGGCAACACCTGCACGACACTTTTTCTAAAGACAGCAAACACGTCTACAAAACCAACCGCATCCTGACCGATGCAAACCCCGCCGAATGGGACACCGCCAAAGCCGCCACCCACGCCGCCGAAGAAGCCGCCCGCCGCGCCGAAAACTCCGACAAAATGAGCGAACTGCTGAAAAACCTTTGGCAAAACGGACAAAC